In a genomic window of Bradyrhizobium sp. LLZ17:
- the ychF gene encoding redox-regulated ATPase YchF, which produces MGFKCGIVGLPNVGKSTLFNALTETAAAQAANYPFCTIEPNVGEVAVPDPRLDKLAATAKSGQIIPTRLTFVDIAGLVRGASKGEGLGNQFLANIREVDAIAHVVRCFEDSDITHVEGKIAPLADIETIETELMLADLDSLEKRVDNLAKKAKGNDKDAKEQLDLVNRTLVLLREGQPARLVERKAEEERAFGMLGLLSSKPVLYVCNVEEGSAATGNSFSKAVEEQAAKEGAVAVVISAKIESEIATISRDERADFLETLGLEEAGLDRLIRAGYTLLDLITYFTVGPKEARAWTIHRGTKAPGAAGVIHTDFEKGFIRAETIAYEDYVALGGEAGARDAGKLRLEGKEYVVADGDVMHFRFNT; this is translated from the coding sequence GTGGGATTCAAATGCGGGATTGTCGGGTTGCCCAATGTCGGCAAGTCGACCTTGTTCAACGCGCTGACCGAGACGGCGGCCGCACAAGCGGCAAACTATCCGTTCTGCACCATCGAGCCGAATGTCGGCGAGGTCGCCGTGCCCGATCCGCGGCTGGACAAGCTTGCGGCGACCGCCAAATCGGGCCAGATCATTCCGACCCGACTGACCTTCGTCGACATCGCAGGCCTGGTGCGCGGCGCCTCCAAGGGTGAAGGTCTCGGCAACCAATTCCTCGCCAACATCCGCGAGGTCGACGCCATCGCGCATGTGGTGCGCTGCTTCGAGGATTCCGACATCACCCATGTCGAGGGCAAGATCGCCCCGCTCGCCGACATCGAGACCATCGAGACCGAGCTGATGCTCGCCGATCTCGACAGCCTCGAGAAGCGCGTCGACAATCTCGCCAAGAAAGCCAAGGGCAACGACAAGGACGCCAAGGAGCAGCTCGACCTCGTCAACCGCACGCTGGTGCTGCTGCGCGAGGGCCAGCCCGCGCGGCTGGTCGAGCGCAAGGCCGAGGAGGAGCGTGCCTTCGGAATGCTCGGCCTGCTGTCGTCGAAGCCGGTGCTCTATGTCTGCAACGTCGAGGAGGGCTCGGCGGCCACGGGCAATTCGTTCTCGAAGGCCGTGGAGGAACAGGCTGCCAAGGAAGGCGCCGTTGCCGTCGTCATCTCCGCCAAGATCGAATCCGAGATCGCCACCATCTCGCGTGACGAGCGCGCCGACTTCCTGGAGACGCTGGGTCTCGAAGAGGCCGGTCTCGATCGCCTGATCCGCGCCGGCTATACGCTGCTCGACCTCATCACCTATTTCACGGTGGGACCGAAGGAAGCGCGCGCCTGGACCATCCATCGCGGTACCAAGGCGCCGGGCGCGGCCGGCGTGATCCACACCGATTTCGAGAAAGGCTTCATTCGCGCCGAGACCATTGCCTATGAGGACTACGTCGCGCTGGGCGGCGAAGCCGGTGCGCGCGATGCCGGCAAGCTGCGTCTCGAAGGCAAGGAATACGTCGTCGCCGACGGCGACGTGATGCATTTCCGGTTCAATACGTAA
- a CDS encoding antibiotic biosynthesis monooxygenase, with amino-acid sequence MYIAMNRFRVSKGSEAAFEQVWLSRDTHLDKVPGFVEFHLLRGPELEDHTLYASHTVWANHAAFEGWTKSEAFRAAHQRAGDNKPLYLGHPQFEGFEVVQTVGRGAK; translated from the coding sequence ATGTACATCGCCATGAATCGCTTCCGCGTCAGCAAAGGCTCGGAAGCCGCGTTCGAGCAGGTCTGGTTGTCGCGCGATACCCACCTCGACAAGGTGCCGGGCTTCGTCGAATTCCATCTGCTGCGCGGGCCAGAGCTCGAGGACCACACGCTCTATGCTTCGCACACCGTGTGGGCAAACCATGCGGCGTTCGAGGGCTGGACCAAGTCGGAGGCGTTTCGTGCCGCGCATCAGCGCGCCGGCGACAACAAGCCGCTCTATCTCGGCCATCCCCAATTCGAAGGCTTCGAGGTGGTGCAGACGGTCGGACGCGGCGCGAAATAG
- a CDS encoding 50S ribosomal protein L25/general stress protein Ctc, protein MATIKELKATARPKSGKGAARAERRAGKVPGVIYGNKQPPLTISVEDRELRQRILAGRFLTTLVDIDLDGKKHRVIPRDFHLDPVKDFPIHVDFMRLGEGATIRISVPLHVVKAEGSPGVKRGGAVNIVAHAIELECGVENIPQFIEADVGSLEIGHSLHLSDVKLPAGVKALTREDATLVTIVPPSGYAEEQKAAATAAAGAAAPGAAAAPAAGAAAPAAGAAAPAAAAKAPAAKAPAGGDKKK, encoded by the coding sequence ATGGCGACCATCAAGGAATTGAAGGCGACCGCACGTCCGAAGAGCGGCAAGGGGGCCGCCCGGGCTGAGCGTCGCGCCGGGAAAGTGCCCGGAGTGATCTACGGCAACAAGCAACCCCCGCTCACGATCTCGGTCGAAGACCGCGAACTGCGCCAGCGCATCTTGGCCGGCCGCTTCCTGACCACGCTGGTCGACATCGACCTCGACGGCAAGAAGCACCGCGTAATTCCGCGCGACTTCCACCTCGATCCGGTCAAGGACTTCCCGATCCATGTCGACTTCATGCGGCTCGGCGAAGGCGCCACCATCCGCATCAGCGTGCCTCTGCACGTGGTCAAGGCGGAAGGCTCGCCCGGCGTGAAGCGCGGCGGCGCCGTCAACATCGTCGCCCATGCGATCGAGCTCGAATGCGGCGTCGAGAACATCCCGCAGTTCATCGAGGCCGATGTCGGCTCGCTCGAAATCGGTCACTCGCTGCATCTGTCGGATGTCAAATTGCCGGCCGGCGTCAAGGCGTTGACCCGCGAGGACGCCACCCTCGTCACCATCGTGCCGCCGTCCGGCTACGCTGAAGAGCAGAAGGCGGCGGCGACTGCTGCGGCTGGTGCTGCGGCTCCGGGCGCTGCGGCTGCTCCGGCGGCTGGCGCGGCTGCGCCGGCGGCGGGTGCTGCTGCACCTGCGGCGGCTGCCAAGGCTCCGGCAGCCAAGGCTCCCGCGGGCGGCGACAAGAAGAAGTAA
- the lgt gene encoding prolipoprotein diacylglyceryl transferase — protein MQLLLIDFPSFNPIAVAIGPFAIRWYALAYIGGIVLGWLYARSLLKNERLWGGPAPMSLVQIDDFILWVTLGIILGGRTGYVLFYNLPFFIEHPAAMFRLWEGGMSFHGGFLGCVVAVMWFARRNRISILSLGDITTAVGPIGLFLGRIANFINGELWGRATDASLPWAMIFPNDPTHLPRHPSQLYEAGMEGILLFTVLAVMIRFGALKRPGMILGSFILIYGLTRIAGEQFREPDVQLGFLWGGLTMGMLLSIPMLIVGGILIVRAVRRGTPKPIEAIR, from the coding sequence ATGCAGCTTCTTCTCATCGACTTTCCGTCCTTCAATCCGATCGCGGTCGCGATCGGGCCATTCGCGATCCGCTGGTACGCGCTCGCCTATATCGGCGGCATCGTGCTCGGCTGGCTCTATGCGCGCTCGCTGCTGAAGAACGAGCGGCTGTGGGGCGGGCCCGCGCCGATGTCGCTGGTGCAGATCGACGATTTCATCCTCTGGGTCACGCTCGGCATCATCCTGGGCGGCCGCACCGGCTATGTGCTGTTCTACAATCTGCCGTTCTTCATCGAGCACCCCGCCGCGATGTTCCGGCTGTGGGAAGGCGGCATGTCGTTTCATGGCGGCTTCCTCGGATGCGTCGTCGCGGTGATGTGGTTTGCCCGCCGCAACCGCATCTCGATCCTGTCGCTCGGCGACATCACCACCGCGGTCGGCCCGATCGGGCTGTTCCTCGGACGGATCGCCAATTTCATCAACGGTGAATTGTGGGGCCGCGCCACCGATGCGAGCCTGCCCTGGGCAATGATCTTCCCCAACGACCCCACCCATCTGCCGCGCCATCCAAGTCAGCTCTACGAGGCCGGCATGGAAGGCATCCTGCTGTTCACGGTGCTCGCGGTGATGATCCGTTTCGGCGCGTTGAAGCGGCCCGGCATGATCCTCGGCAGCTTCATCCTGATTTACGGGTTGACCCGGATCGCCGGCGAGCAATTCCGCGAGCCGGATGTCCAGCTCGGCTTCCTCTGGGGCGGATTAACCATGGGCATGCTGTTGTCGATCCCGATGCTTATTGTTGGCGGTATACTCATAGTAAGGGCCGTGCGGCGTGGTACGCCGAAGCCTATCGAGGCCATTCGTTAG
- a CDS encoding DUF1501 domain-containing protein, translating to MDCTENRLITSRRSLLLAGASFAAWAYLPKFARAADGRDPRLIVVILRGALDGLATVAPIGDPDYAGLHGSIALTADGAHPAIMLDSFFALHPAMPEFARMYRDRHAAVIHAVATPYRDRSHFDGQDVLESGYAGPGRVQSGWLNRALEALPRGERVSSGLAVGPTTPLVLRGNAPTVGWVPVALPQADDDTAMRLVELYRHRDPTLASALSQGLQLEKAASGDDMKPKPGNAVAQMRQVARGAAKLMAADDGPRIAALAFDGWDTHANEGGPVGRLAFLLGGLDGALAEFESGLGDRWRDTVVVVATEFGRTARINGTDGTDHGTGTIALLAGGAVKGGRVISDWPGLKPANLFEARDLKPTTDLRSVIKGVLQSQFGLGDRVLAETVFPDSASARPMKGLVA from the coding sequence ATGGACTGCACCGAGAACCGGCTCATCACCTCCCGCCGCAGCCTGCTGCTCGCCGGCGCATCCTTCGCCGCCTGGGCCTATCTGCCGAAATTCGCGCGTGCGGCGGACGGGCGCGATCCGCGCCTGATCGTGGTGATCCTGCGCGGCGCGCTCGACGGGCTCGCGACGGTCGCCCCCATCGGCGATCCCGATTATGCCGGCCTGCATGGCTCGATCGCGCTGACGGCGGATGGCGCCCATCCCGCGATCATGCTCGATTCCTTCTTCGCGCTGCATCCGGCAATGCCGGAATTCGCCCGCATGTATCGCGATAGGCACGCCGCGGTGATCCATGCGGTGGCGACGCCCTATCGTGACCGCTCGCATTTCGACGGCCAGGATGTGCTCGAGAGCGGTTACGCCGGTCCCGGCCGCGTGCAGTCCGGCTGGCTCAACCGTGCGCTCGAGGCGCTGCCGCGGGGCGAACGCGTCTCGAGCGGACTTGCGGTCGGTCCCACCACGCCGCTGGTGCTGCGGGGCAATGCGCCGACGGTCGGCTGGGTGCCGGTGGCGCTGCCGCAGGCGGATGACGACACGGCGATGCGGCTCGTCGAGCTCTATCGCCACCGCGATCCCACGCTGGCATCGGCGCTGTCGCAAGGTCTCCAGCTCGAGAAGGCGGCATCCGGCGACGACATGAAGCCGAAGCCGGGCAATGCGGTCGCGCAAATGCGGCAGGTGGCGCGCGGCGCCGCGAAACTGATGGCGGCCGATGACGGTCCGCGCATCGCCGCGCTGGCGTTCGACGGCTGGGATACCCATGCCAACGAGGGCGGGCCGGTCGGTCGTCTCGCATTCCTGCTCGGCGGGCTTGACGGCGCGCTTGCCGAATTCGAAAGCGGCCTCGGCGATCGCTGGCGCGACACCGTCGTTGTCGTCGCCACCGAGTTCGGCCGCACCGCCCGCATCAACGGCACCGACGGCACCGACCACGGCACCGGCACGATTGCGCTGCTCGCCGGCGGTGCGGTGAAGGGCGGCCGCGTCATCTCCGACTGGCCCGGCCTCAAGCCCGCCAACCTCTTCGAGGCCCGCGACCTCAAGCCGACGACCGACCTCCGCTCCGTGATCAAGGGCGTGCTGCAGAGTCAGTTCGGCCTCGGCGATCGCGTGCTGGCCGAGACCGTGTTCCCCGACAGCGCCAGCGCCAGGCCGATGAAGGGGCTGGTTGCCTAG
- a CDS encoding N-acetyltransferase family protein, with the protein MSLTIRSVNRQDYDQWLPLWDGYNAFYGRSGPTALAPEITRVTWQRFFDAYEPVHALVAESDGRLLGLTHYLFHRSTTAIEPSCYLQDLFTLEAARGKGVASALIHGVYERAKLAGSPRVYWQTHETNVRAQSLYDKVAERSGFIVYRKIF; encoded by the coding sequence ATGTCGCTCACGATTCGCTCCGTCAACAGGCAGGACTACGATCAGTGGCTGCCGCTGTGGGACGGCTACAACGCCTTTTACGGCCGCTCGGGCCCGACCGCGCTTGCACCCGAGATCACCCGCGTCACATGGCAGCGCTTCTTCGATGCCTACGAGCCGGTGCATGCGCTGGTCGCGGAGAGCGATGGGCGCCTGCTCGGCCTCACCCATTATTTGTTCCATCGCAGCACCACCGCGATCGAACCATCCTGCTATTTGCAGGATCTGTTCACGCTCGAGGCCGCACGCGGTAAGGGCGTTGCCTCGGCGCTGATCCACGGCGTCTACGAGCGCGCAAAGCTCGCGGGATCGCCGCGCGTGTACTGGCAGACGCATGAGACCAATGTCAGGGCGCAGAGCCTGTACGACAAGGTCGCGGAGCGCTCCGGCTTCATCGTCTATCGCAAGATCTTCTGA
- the pgeF gene encoding peptidoglycan editing factor PgeF, giving the protein MTLASSLLSAVPGLRHCFFTREGGVSSGIYAALNGGLGSSDDPAHVAENRRRMAEHVGVAPDRFLSLHQVHSPDVLVADRPWPSGPRPKGDALVTKTPGIALGVSTADCGPVLFVDPSARVIGGAHAGWKGALTGVLESTILAMEKLGASRSRIIAAIGPLIRQDSYEVGNEFVARFIEADADNTMFFIPSVREGHAMFDLAGFIRKRLDAAGILMIDDLGLDTYADERFFSYRRSVHRKEPDYGRHIHAIALEG; this is encoded by the coding sequence ATGACGCTTGCGTCGTCGCTGCTGTCAGCGGTGCCCGGTCTGCGCCATTGCTTCTTCACCCGTGAAGGCGGCGTCTCCAGCGGCATCTATGCGGCGCTCAACGGCGGGCTCGGCTCCAGCGACGATCCGGCCCATGTCGCGGAAAACCGCCGCCGCATGGCCGAGCATGTCGGCGTCGCACCGGACCGCTTCCTCAGCCTGCACCAGGTCCATTCGCCCGACGTGCTCGTCGCAGATCGCCCGTGGCCGAGCGGGCCGCGGCCGAAGGGCGATGCGCTGGTCACCAAAACGCCCGGCATCGCGCTCGGCGTCTCCACCGCCGATTGCGGGCCGGTGCTGTTCGTCGATCCCAGTGCGCGCGTCATCGGCGGCGCCCATGCCGGCTGGAAGGGCGCGCTGACCGGCGTGCTGGAATCCACGATTCTGGCGATGGAGAAGCTCGGCGCTTCGCGCAGCCGCATCATCGCCGCGATCGGCCCGCTGATCCGGCAGGACAGCTATGAGGTCGGCAACGAGTTCGTGGCGCGCTTCATCGAGGCGGATGCCGACAACACAATGTTCTTCATCCCGTCGGTTCGCGAAGGTCACGCGATGTTCGACCTTGCCGGCTTCATCCGGAAGCGGCTGGATGCCGCCGGCATCCTGATGATCGACGATCTCGGCCTCGACACCTATGCCGACGAACGCTTCTTCAGCTACCGCCGCTCGGTGCATCGCAAGGAGCCGGACTACGGCCGCCACATCCACGCGATCGCGCTGGAGGGGTGA
- a CDS encoding dienelactone hydrolase family protein: protein MIDQQIAIPTKDGHTATFITHPERGGPFPVILFYMDAPAIREELRDMARRLATSGYYVMLPNLYYRSGVMELGPLPADPNAPERKRMFQLMGSLSIAMVMDDTRALLTYAEGQPAANTRLIGTVGYCMSGRYAISAATHFPDRVKAAASVYGTQLATDQDDSPHLAADKTKAELYFACAETDIYAPAEIIAKVKQGMSGAKAEVEIYPGTHHGFAFPKRPVYDRDAAERHWERLLALYRRNLV, encoded by the coding sequence ATGATCGACCAGCAGATCGCAATTCCCACCAAGGACGGCCACACCGCGACGTTCATCACCCATCCCGAGCGCGGCGGCCCCTTCCCGGTCATTCTGTTCTACATGGACGCGCCCGCGATCCGCGAAGAGCTGCGCGACATGGCGCGCCGGCTCGCAACGTCGGGCTATTACGTGATGCTGCCGAACCTGTATTACCGCTCCGGCGTGATGGAGCTCGGCCCGCTGCCGGCCGATCCGAATGCACCGGAGCGCAAGCGCATGTTCCAGCTGATGGGCTCGCTCAGCATTGCCATGGTCATGGACGACACAAGAGCGCTGCTCACCTATGCCGAGGGCCAGCCGGCCGCGAATACCAGGCTGATCGGCACCGTCGGCTACTGCATGAGCGGCCGCTACGCCATCAGCGCCGCCACGCATTTCCCCGACCGCGTCAAGGCCGCCGCGTCGGTCTACGGCACGCAGCTTGCGACCGACCAGGACGACAGCCCGCATCTCGCGGCAGACAAAACCAAAGCGGAGCTGTATTTCGCCTGCGCCGAGACCGACATCTATGCGCCCGCGGAGATCATCGCGAAGGTGAAGCAGGGCATGAGCGGCGCAAAAGCCGAGGTCGAGATCTATCCCGGCACCCATCACGGCTTCGCCTTCCCCAAGCGTCCGGTCTACGACCGCGACGCCGCCGAGCGGCATTGGGAGCGCCTGCTCGCGCTCTATCGCCGCAATCTCGTCTAG
- a CDS encoding MaoC family dehydratase, producing MRFFEDIEIGQRREIGAYTFTADSIKNFAAKFDPQRFHLDEEEGRNSLFGGLAASGWHVGSACMSLLVADGQRLAREAAARGEEVAVWGPSPGFRDLRWIRPVLAGDTVSYLSEVVDKRASGSRPGWGILTARTTGTNQRGEEVYAITATAFVPMRGKGEPHGAL from the coding sequence ATGCGGTTCTTCGAAGACATCGAGATCGGACAGCGCCGCGAGATCGGCGCCTATACGTTCACTGCGGACTCGATCAAGAATTTCGCCGCGAAATTCGATCCGCAGCGGTTTCATCTCGACGAGGAGGAAGGCAGGAACTCGCTGTTCGGCGGGCTCGCGGCCTCGGGCTGGCATGTCGGCTCGGCCTGCATGAGTCTTCTCGTCGCGGACGGGCAGCGCCTGGCGCGAGAAGCCGCCGCGCGCGGCGAGGAGGTCGCGGTGTGGGGGCCGTCACCAGGCTTTCGCGATTTGCGCTGGATCAGGCCGGTGCTTGCAGGCGATACCGTCAGCTACCTCAGCGAGGTCGTCGACAAGCGCGCCTCCGGCTCGCGCCCCGGCTGGGGCATCTTGACGGCGCGCACCACCGGCACCAACCAACGCGGCGAAGAGGTCTATGCCATCACCGCCACCGCTTTCGTGCCGATGCGTGGGAAGGGTGAGCCGCATGGCGCTCTGTAG
- the pth gene encoding aminoacyl-tRNA hydrolase has translation MRLFVGLGNPGAKYARNRHNIGFMAADEIARHHGFSPWRRRFQGETAEGALGTERVILLKPTTYMNDSGRSVQEAASFFKIAPGDVTVFHDELELPPGKVRVKIGGGIAGHNGLRSISAHIGNDYRRVRLGIGHPGIKELVHGHVLSDFAKADNDWVTTLCDAVAEHAALLAKGTDATFANRVHLAMQAKGFLTKDDNGKE, from the coding sequence ATGCGACTGTTTGTTGGGCTCGGCAATCCCGGCGCGAAATACGCACGTAACCGGCACAATATCGGCTTCATGGCCGCCGACGAGATCGCACGCCATCATGGTTTCTCGCCATGGCGCCGCCGCTTTCAGGGCGAGACCGCGGAAGGCGCGCTCGGCACCGAGCGCGTGATCCTGCTCAAGCCCACGACTTACATGAACGACTCCGGCCGCAGCGTTCAGGAAGCCGCCAGCTTCTTCAAGATCGCGCCCGGCGACGTCACCGTGTTCCACGACGAACTCGAACTGCCGCCGGGCAAGGTGCGGGTGAAGATCGGCGGCGGCATCGCCGGGCATAACGGCCTGCGTTCGATCTCCGCCCATATCGGTAACGACTACCGCCGGGTGCGGCTCGGCATCGGTCATCCCGGCATCAAGGAACTGGTGCACGGCCATGTGCTGTCGGACTTTGCCAAGGCCGACAACGACTGGGTGACGACGCTCTGCGATGCGGTGGCCGAGCACGCCGCACTGCTCGCCAAGGGCACGGACGCGACCTTCGCCAACAGGGTGCATCTCGCGATGCAGGCGAAGGGATTTTTGACCAAGGACGACAACGGCAAGGAATAG
- a CDS encoding accessory factor UbiK family protein, with protein sequence MTQTTNRFFDEIGRLMNDAAGAAQGAKREFDTVLRNQAEKFLRDMDLVKREEFEAVKDMARLAREENEALKTRIAALEAKLGG encoded by the coding sequence ATGACCCAGACCACCAACCGGTTTTTCGACGAGATCGGCCGCCTGATGAACGACGCCGCCGGTGCCGCCCAGGGCGCCAAGCGCGAGTTCGACACCGTGCTGCGCAACCAGGCCGAAAAATTCCTGCGCGACATGGACCTGGTCAAGCGCGAGGAATTCGAGGCCGTCAAGGACATGGCCCGCTTGGCGCGTGAGGAGAACGAGGCCTTGAAGACGCGGATCGCGGCGCTGGAGGCCAAGCTGGGGGGCTGA
- a CDS encoding MaoC family dehydratase gives MTLTFEDFPPGRFGTFGPRHVTRDEILAFAAEFDPQPMHLDEQAAAKSMLAGLSGSGWHLCSLMMRMMADGFITRAASLGSPGVDEVRWLAPLRPGDDLTLDVDVLEARTSKSRPGLGIVKFKCTARNAAGQALCEMTSPILVKRREGAV, from the coding sequence ATGACCCTGACATTCGAAGATTTCCCACCCGGCCGGTTCGGCACGTTCGGCCCGCGCCATGTCACGCGCGACGAGATCCTGGCCTTTGCCGCCGAGTTCGATCCGCAACCGATGCACCTGGATGAGCAGGCCGCAGCCAAGAGCATGCTGGCCGGCCTGTCCGGTTCGGGCTGGCACCTCTGCTCGCTGATGATGCGGATGATGGCCGACGGCTTCATCACCCGCGCCGCTTCGCTGGGCTCTCCCGGCGTCGACGAGGTGCGATGGCTCGCGCCCTTGCGCCCCGGTGACGACCTCACGCTCGACGTCGATGTGCTGGAGGCGCGCACCTCCAAAAGCCGGCCCGGGCTCGGCATCGTCAAATTCAAATGCACCGCGCGCAACGCGGCAGGCCAGGCGCTGTGCGAGATGACCTCGCCGATCCTGGTCAAGCGGCGCGAGGGAGCGGTCTGA
- a CDS encoding aldo/keto reductase: protein MEIRNLGGSGLRVSAVGLGCNNFGQRTDLETSRKVIHRAIDLGITLFDTADIYAGMGGSETVLGTVLGDRRKDIVLATKFSKPMATDGTKQGASRRYIMNAVEASLTRLKTDYIDLYQQHDYDPLTPMEETLRALDDLVRQGKIRYIGNSNFPAWRIAEAEFTARAMNVSRFVSAQDEYSLLVRDIEKDLLPAAQEYKLGLLPFFPLASGLLTGKYQRGAAAPADTRFGKAPALRDRYVTPRNEDIVEKLQAFAKARGHSMLELAFSWLAARPQVSSVIAGATRVEQVEENVKAIAWKLSPEDLAEIDQMTRG from the coding sequence ATGGAAATTCGTAATCTCGGCGGATCTGGCCTGCGCGTCTCTGCGGTCGGGCTCGGCTGCAACAATTTCGGCCAGCGCACCGATCTGGAGACCTCGCGCAAGGTGATCCACCGCGCGATCGATCTCGGTATCACGCTGTTCGACACCGCCGACATCTATGCAGGGATGGGCGGCTCGGAGACGGTGCTCGGCACCGTGCTCGGCGACCGCCGCAAAGACATCGTGCTCGCCACCAAGTTTTCGAAGCCGATGGCGACCGACGGCACCAAGCAAGGCGCCTCGCGCCGCTACATCATGAACGCGGTCGAGGCCAGCCTGACCCGGCTCAAGACCGACTACATCGATCTCTACCAGCAGCACGATTACGATCCGCTGACGCCGATGGAGGAGACGCTGCGCGCGCTCGACGATCTCGTTCGCCAGGGCAAGATCCGCTACATCGGTAATTCCAACTTCCCGGCGTGGCGCATCGCGGAAGCCGAATTCACCGCGCGCGCGATGAATGTCAGCCGCTTCGTCTCGGCCCAGGACGAATACAGCCTCCTGGTTCGCGACATCGAGAAGGATCTGCTGCCGGCCGCGCAGGAATACAAGCTCGGGCTGCTGCCGTTCTTCCCGCTCGCAAGCGGGCTGCTCACCGGCAAGTACCAGCGCGGTGCGGCGGCACCCGCCGACACGCGCTTCGGCAAAGCGCCGGCGCTGCGCGACCGCTACGTCACGCCGCGCAACGAGGACATCGTCGAAAAGCTCCAGGCTTTTGCCAAGGCGCGCGGACACTCCATGCTCGAGCTCGCCTTCTCCTGGCTCGCCGCGCGCCCGCAGGTATCGAGCGTGATCGCCGGCGCCACCCGGGTCGAGCAGGTCGAGGAGAACGTCAAGGCGATCGCCTGGAAGCTCAGTCCTGAGGATCTCGCCGAGATCGATCAGATGACCAGGGGCTGA
- a CDS encoding DUF4282 domain-containing protein, translated as MFSFSDLFQWDRFITPTIIKTFYWLVIGVICLFGLSGIFAGLSAMAISPFAGFLVVLESIAGVVVGIVFSRIAAELILIVFRINEHLGAIRDQGGGVR; from the coding sequence ATGTTTTCATTCAGCGACCTGTTCCAATGGGACCGCTTCATCACGCCGACGATCATCAAGACCTTCTACTGGCTGGTGATCGGCGTGATCTGCCTGTTCGGACTCTCCGGCATCTTCGCAGGCCTCAGCGCCATGGCGATCAGTCCGTTCGCCGGCTTCCTGGTGGTGCTGGAGTCGATCGCCGGAGTCGTCGTCGGCATCGTGTTCTCGCGCATCGCCGCGGAACTGATCCTGATCGTCTTCCGCATCAACGAGCATCTCGGCGCGATCCGGGACCAGGGCGGCGGGGTGCGGTGA
- a CDS encoding class I SAM-dependent methyltransferase, with the protein MTDSPLLNEIKALIKSSGPMPVWRYMELCLMHPRYGYYVSRDPLGREGDFTTAPEVSQMFGELLGLWTASVWKQMGSPQFLRLIELGPGRGTMMADALRALRVLPPLYQAIHVHLVEVNPVLRERQSATLSNVRNIAWHDSIDEVPEGPSIILANEYFDVLPIHQMVKLENGWHERVIEIDPNGKLQFGAASEPTPRFDVLLPPLVRAAPVGAVFEWRPDSEIMKLATRVRDQDGAALIIDYGHLRSDAGDTFQAIARHSFTDPLKAPGQADVTAHVDFQGLARAAEDVGARVHGPVTQGDFLKRIGIDTRAAALMQKAAPDVATDISVALKRLTDTGRSGMGSMFKVLGISEPRLTGIAGLSDLEQAGEGS; encoded by the coding sequence GTGACCGACTCGCCGCTGTTGAACGAGATCAAGGCGCTGATCAAATCCTCAGGTCCCATGCCGGTGTGGCGGTACATGGAACTGTGCCTGATGCATCCGCGCTACGGCTACTACGTCTCGCGCGATCCGCTCGGGCGTGAGGGCGACTTCACCACCGCGCCCGAGGTCAGCCAGATGTTCGGCGAGCTGCTGGGCCTGTGGACCGCCTCGGTGTGGAAGCAGATGGGCTCGCCGCAATTCCTGCGGCTGATCGAGCTCGGGCCAGGCCGCGGCACCATGATGGCGGACGCGCTGCGCGCCCTGCGCGTGCTGCCGCCGCTCTACCAAGCCATCCATGTCCACCTGGTCGAGGTCAATCCGGTGCTGCGCGAGCGGCAGAGCGCGACACTGTCGAACGTGCGCAACATCGCCTGGCACGACAGCATCGACGAGGTGCCGGAAGGGCCGAGCATCATCCTCGCCAACGAATATTTCGACGTGCTGCCGATCCACCAGATGGTCAAGCTCGAGAACGGCTGGCACGAGCGCGTGATCGAGATCGATCCCAACGGCAAGCTTCAATTCGGCGCGGCGTCCGAGCCGACGCCGCGCTTCGACGTGCTGCTGCCGCCTTTGGTGCGCGCGGCACCCGTCGGCGCGGTGTTCGAATGGCGGCCCGATTCCGAGATCATGAAGCTCGCCACGCGGGTGCGCGACCAGGACGGCGCCGCGCTGATCATCGACTACGGCCATTTGCGCAGCGATGCCGGCGACACTTTCCAGGCGATCGCGCGCCACAGCTTCACTGACCCGCTGAAGGCGCCGGGCCAGGCCGACGTCACCGCCCATGTCGACTTCCAGGGGCTCGCGCGGGCGGCGGAGGACGTCGGGGCACGCGTGCACGGGCCGGTGACCCAGGGCGATTTCCTCAAGCGCATCGGCATCGACACCCGCGCGGCCGCGTTGATGCAGAAGGCGGCGCCGGACGTCGCCACCGATATTTCGGTGGCGTTGAAGCGCCTGACCGACACCGGGCGCAGCGGCATGGGCTCCATGTTCAAGGTGCTCGGCATCTCCGAGCCGCGGCTGACCGGCATCGCCGGCCTCAGCGATCTCGAACAGGCTGGAGAGGGCTCATGA